The Thermocrinis sp. genome has a segment encoding these proteins:
- a CDS encoding gamma carbonic anhydrase family protein — translation MALIKPYRSIYPKIHPSVYMSENVVVVGDVEIGEDSSLWFGTVVRGDVNYVRIGKGTNIQDNSVVHVTHETYPTIIGDYVTVGHRVVLHGCKIGNFVLVGMSAVVMDGVEVEDYVLIGAGALLTPGKKFPSGVLVAGFPAKVVRDLKPEEIEAIKQSAYNYISYKNAYLNESKGSFG, via the coding sequence ATGGCCCTGATAAAGCCCTACAGAAGTATATATCCCAAGATCCATCCTTCTGTGTATATGTCCGAGAACGTGGTAGTTGTGGGAGACGTGGAAATAGGCGAAGATTCAAGTCTATGGTTTGGAACAGTAGTCAGAGGAGATGTAAATTACGTACGCATAGGCAAGGGAACCAACATTCAGGATAATTCAGTGGTCCATGTAACACACGAGACCTACCCGACCATAATAGGGGATTACGTGACCGTTGGGCACAGGGTAGTGCTTCACGGGTGTAAAATAGGAAACTTTGTTTTGGTTGGTATGTCCGCTGTGGTGATGGATGGGGTAGAAGTGGAAGATTACGTGCTGATAGGTGCAGGCGCACTGCTAACACCTGGAAAGAAATTCCCATCCGGTGTTTTGGTAGCAGGCTTTCCCGCCAAGGTGGTTAGGGACTTAAAACCTGAGGAGATAGAGGCAATAAAGCAATCTGCTTACAACTATATCTCATACAAAAACGCATACTTAAATGAATCTAAAGGATCTTTTGGATGA
- a CDS encoding toprim domain-containing protein, translating into MNLKDLLDEIRYASKTAVIVVEGKRDREALKKLGIDNVITIAGKRLTDLAEILEGRTLVIPLFDLDTHGERIHQKVVAILSSQGYILKTEYRDKLRKLGIIYVEDLYEKVRSVEKPADPG; encoded by the coding sequence ATGAATCTAAAGGATCTTTTGGATGAAATAAGGTACGCATCAAAAACTGCGGTTATCGTGGTAGAAGGTAAAAGAGACAGAGAAGCTCTAAAAAAACTTGGAATAGACAACGTTATAACGATTGCTGGAAAGAGACTAACTGATCTTGCAGAAATTCTAGAAGGCAGGACCTTAGTAATACCCCTCTTTGACCTGGACACTCACGGGGAAAGGATACATCAAAAGGTAGTGGCAATTTTATCTTCACAGGGATATATTTTAAAAACTGAGTATAGGGATAAACTTAGAAAGCTTGGAATAATTTACGTGGAGGACTTGTATGAAAAAGTCAGAAGTGTTGAGAAACCTGCTGATCCAGGATAA
- the acpP gene encoding acyl carrier protein, with translation MDLESRIKEIIADQLGVEVEKLKNEASFVQDLGADSLDVVELVMAFEEEFGIEIPDEDAEKIRTVGDVINYLKERVQA, from the coding sequence ATGGACCTGGAAAGTAGGATTAAGGAGATTATAGCAGACCAGTTGGGTGTAGAAGTGGAAAAGCTTAAAAATGAAGCCAGCTTTGTCCAAGATTTGGGAGCGGACTCTTTGGATGTTGTAGAATTGGTGATGGCCTTTGAGGAGGAGTTTGGCATAGAAATACCAGACGAAGACGCCGAAAAAATAAGAACGGTGGGCGACGTTATAAACTACCTTAAGGAGAGAGTGCAGGCTTGA
- the rnc gene encoding ribonuclease III, giving the protein MPASSLEDYRELQEKIGYHFKNIKYLETALTHRSYKNSGQNYELLEFLGDSIVNFLVVDFLVENFPNYKEGVLASAKAYLISEEFLSSISEELEMHKYVKISGKSKFVSSSVLADLFEALLGAIYIDSGRNMNELRRLFFSKYGDRMKEVIEKELYKKDYKTLLQELTQSRWKERPVYRVVNVSGKEHDRIFEVECSIREYRAIGSGRNKKEAQQEAAKKVYQMLQNA; this is encoded by the coding sequence ATGCCTGCCTCGTCTTTAGAAGACTATAGAGAACTGCAAGAAAAAATAGGCTATCATTTTAAAAACATAAAGTATTTAGAAACTGCCCTGACCCACAGATCGTACAAAAACAGTGGACAAAATTACGAACTTTTAGAATTCTTAGGCGATTCTATAGTGAATTTTTTAGTGGTGGATTTTTTGGTGGAGAACTTTCCCAACTACAAGGAAGGAGTTTTGGCCAGCGCAAAGGCTTACCTTATAAGTGAAGAGTTTCTCTCTTCTATATCAGAAGAATTGGAAATGCACAAGTACGTGAAGATCTCGGGCAAGAGTAAGTTTGTCAGTAGTTCTGTTCTAGCAGACCTTTTTGAAGCACTTTTGGGTGCAATCTACATTGACTCTGGCAGAAACATGAACGAGTTAAGGCGGTTGTTCTTTAGTAAGTACGGAGATAGGATGAAGGAGGTAATAGAGAAGGAGCTATACAAAAAGGACTACAAAACGCTTCTACAGGAGCTTACGCAAAGTAGGTGGAAGGAAAGACCTGTTTACAGGGTGGTAAATGTAAGTGGAAAGGAGCACGATAGGATATTTGAAGTTGAGTGCTCCATAAGAGAATACAGAGCAATAGGAAGTGGAAGGAATAAAAAAGAGGCTCAGCAGGAAGCGGCAAAGAAGGTTTATCAGATGCTTCAGAATGCGTAA
- the fabF gene encoding beta-ketoacyl-ACP synthase II — translation MTRRVVITGLGVVSPIGTGVDKFWKNLVAGVSGVDRIRRFDPEEIGLSVHIAAEVKDFNPELYFDKKEAQKVSDFIKYAVASAEEALKDSGLLEEKFDPYRVGVIVGTGIGGLRDIEEQQKVLMEKGPRRVSPFFIPYGISNMASGLIAIRFGLKGPNYCVVSACATGNHSIGDAFRLIQKGDIDIAVAGGCESAITPLGVAGFASMRALSTRNHEPQKASRPFDLERDGFVMGEGAAILILEEYEHAKARGAKIYAELVGYGATDDAYHITAPCADGEGAYMCMKLALEDAGIPPEEVDYINAHGTSTPLNDKSETLAIKALFKEHAYRLKISSNKSMVGHLLGAAGALEAVATVKTIQEGIIPPTINLENPDPECDLDYTPNVAVKKEVNVALSNSFGFGGTNACLVFRRL, via the coding sequence TTGACCCGAAGGGTTGTAATTACCGGCCTTGGGGTAGTAAGCCCCATAGGAACGGGTGTGGATAAGTTTTGGAAAAATTTAGTTGCAGGTGTAAGCGGAGTAGATAGGATAAGGAGGTTTGATCCAGAAGAGATAGGGCTAAGCGTTCATATAGCGGCAGAGGTGAAGGATTTCAATCCAGAGCTTTATTTTGACAAGAAGGAAGCCCAAAAGGTTTCAGACTTTATAAAGTATGCGGTCGCATCGGCGGAAGAAGCATTAAAGGACAGCGGGCTACTAGAGGAGAAGTTTGACCCCTATAGAGTTGGTGTGATAGTGGGCACGGGCATAGGAGGGCTTAGAGACATAGAAGAGCAGCAGAAGGTTCTCATGGAAAAGGGTCCGCGAAGGGTATCTCCCTTCTTCATCCCTTACGGCATATCAAACATGGCAAGTGGGCTAATAGCCATAAGGTTTGGGCTAAAGGGTCCCAACTACTGCGTAGTTTCCGCCTGTGCTACTGGGAACCACTCCATAGGAGATGCCTTTAGGCTCATACAAAAGGGTGATATAGACATAGCGGTAGCTGGGGGTTGTGAAAGTGCGATCACTCCCTTAGGCGTGGCTGGTTTTGCCTCCATGAGGGCTTTATCCACGAGAAACCATGAGCCTCAAAAAGCTTCAAGGCCCTTTGACTTAGAAAGGGACGGATTTGTTATGGGAGAAGGGGCTGCCATACTGATTTTGGAAGAATACGAGCACGCAAAGGCAAGGGGGGCAAAGATATATGCGGAGCTTGTGGGCTATGGTGCTACAGACGACGCTTACCACATAACCGCTCCGTGTGCAGACGGAGAGGGCGCTTACATGTGCATGAAGCTTGCCTTAGAAGATGCGGGTATTCCCCCAGAAGAGGTGGATTACATAAACGCTCACGGAACTTCTACTCCTCTTAATGATAAGTCTGAAACACTTGCCATAAAAGCCCTCTTTAAGGAGCACGCCTACAGGTTGAAGATAAGCTCAAACAAGTCCATGGTGGGGCACCTTTTGGGAGCGGCAGGAGCCTTGGAAGCAGTTGCTACAGTAAAAACCATACAGGAGGGTATAATTCCACCCACAATAAACTTAGAAAACCCAGACCCTGAGTGTGATCTGGATTATACGCCAAATGTGGCAGTGAAAAAGGAAGTAAATGTAGCCCTTTCCAATTCTTTTGGGTTCGGTGGCACAAATGCCTGCCTCGTCTTTAGAAGACTATAG
- the trpC gene encoding indole-3-glycerol phosphate synthase TrpC, giving the protein MSLSFLQEVLLHKKKILRKDQDYVSFLHERIRRRDRFFSLEKALKNCRTRIIAEVKKASPSAGLIKKVSPAEQAKLYQEGGASAISVLTEDKFFSGSLEDLEEVRKAVSIPVLRKDFIFDPVQVLEAKAFGADAILLIVRILEREQLADLLAYAESLKLDALVEVFSMEEAERALKAGAKIIGINNRDLETLRVDLNLSKELAPKIKQMGAKFVVVESGIENREQIVEFESLGVDAFLIGTSLMKEKDPVKKLRELLGFVV; this is encoded by the coding sequence ATATCCCTGAGCTTCCTGCAGGAAGTTCTCCTTCATAAAAAAAAGATCTTAAGAAAAGACCAAGATTACGTAAGTTTTTTGCACGAAAGGATAAGGAGGAGGGATAGATTTTTTTCCCTTGAAAAGGCGCTTAAAAACTGTAGGACGAGGATAATAGCGGAGGTAAAGAAAGCTTCTCCCTCTGCTGGACTCATAAAGAAGGTCTCTCCAGCGGAGCAGGCTAAGCTTTACCAAGAGGGAGGAGCGTCTGCCATTTCTGTGTTGACGGAGGATAAGTTCTTCAGCGGTTCTTTGGAAGATTTAGAAGAGGTAAGAAAGGCTGTTTCTATACCTGTTCTGAGAAAGGACTTTATCTTTGATCCGGTGCAGGTTTTGGAAGCCAAAGCCTTTGGGGCAGATGCCATCCTTCTTATTGTTAGGATACTTGAACGCGAGCAGCTTGCAGACCTTTTGGCTTATGCAGAAAGCTTAAAATTGGACGCGCTGGTAGAAGTTTTCAGTATGGAAGAGGCAGAAAGGGCTCTTAAGGCTGGAGCCAAGATCATAGGCATTAACAACAGAGATTTGGAAACCCTAAGGGTAGACCTAAACCTCTCTAAAGAACTTGCTCCAAAGATCAAGCAGATGGGAGCAAAGTTTGTGGTAGTGGAAAGTGGTATAGAAAACAGGGAACAGATCGTTGAGTTTGAATCCTTAGGAGTGGATGCTTTTCTGATTGGCACCTCTCTGATGAAGGAAAAGGATCCGGTTAAAAAACTCAGAGAACTGCTGGGTTTTGTGGTATAA